One Gammaproteobacteria bacterium DNA segment encodes these proteins:
- the murF gene encoding UDP-N-acetylmuramoyl-tripeptide--D-alanyl-D-alanine ligase, with product MIQMQLSAAAHLLAAEHIGADVTFRGVSTDTRSLQHGNLFVALVGPNFDGHHFISEAFAKGAVAALVNQRVEAPLPQLAVAHTHQGLGQLAAGWRAQFSLPVIGVTGSNGKTTVKEMIAAILAQSGPMLVTQGNFNNDIGVPLTLFQLDGKHRYAVIEMGANHLGEIGYLTQLVRPTVALITNAGPAHLEGFGSLDGVAHGKGEIYAGLDDDGIAVINADDVYAPLWRGLAGSRRCLSFGLSQPADVSAQWEAHADGSLIQLVTPAGQLALRLKLPGKHNVMNALAATAAALAVEAPLTDIQHGLEGMRAVAGRLQLRTGYNGVRIIDDSYNANPASLNAGITVLAAQPGAKWLVLGDMAELGPDAAQAHHAVGRAAHAAGINRLYCVGELSREASKSFGHGAHHFATQAELVDAIRLAIAGNHADDITLLVKGSHSAEMERVVAALTATEH from the coding sequence ATGATCCAGATGCAACTCTCCGCCGCCGCCCACCTGCTCGCCGCCGAACACATCGGCGCCGATGTGACGTTTCGCGGCGTGAGCACGGATACCCGCAGCCTGCAACACGGCAATTTATTCGTTGCGCTTGTCGGCCCAAATTTCGATGGTCACCACTTTATTTCCGAAGCGTTCGCCAAGGGTGCGGTGGCGGCCTTGGTAAACCAGCGGGTAGAGGCCCCACTGCCCCAGCTCGCGGTAGCGCACACCCACCAAGGGCTGGGCCAACTCGCCGCTGGCTGGCGGGCGCAGTTTTCACTGCCGGTGATTGGCGTCACCGGCAGTAATGGCAAAACCACCGTAAAGGAAATGATCGCCGCAATTCTGGCCCAGAGCGGCCCCATGCTCGTTACCCAGGGCAACTTCAACAACGACATCGGCGTACCGCTGACCCTGTTCCAGCTCGATGGCAAGCATCGTTATGCCGTGATCGAGATGGGCGCCAATCACCTGGGTGAAATAGGCTATCTCACCCAGCTGGTGCGTCCTACGGTCGCACTCATCACCAATGCCGGCCCGGCCCATCTGGAAGGCTTTGGCAGCCTGGACGGCGTGGCGCACGGCAAGGGCGAGATCTATGCCGGGCTGGATGACGATGGCATCGCCGTGATCAATGCCGATGACGTGTATGCACCCCTGTGGCGCGGGCTCGCAGGCAGTCGTCGCTGTCTGAGCTTCGGGCTGTCACAACCCGCCGATGTGAGTGCGCAATGGGAGGCGCATGCCGACGGCAGCCTGATCCAGCTGGTGACGCCCGCCGGACAACTGGCGCTACGCCTCAAACTGCCCGGCAAGCACAACGTCATGAATGCGCTTGCAGCCACGGCGGCGGCGCTGGCCGTCGAGGCCCCGCTCACCGATATTCAGCACGGACTGGAAGGCATGCGGGCCGTGGCGGGGCGGCTGCAGCTGCGCACTGGCTACAATGGCGTGCGCATCATTGATGACAGCTACAACGCCAACCCGGCCTCACTGAATGCAGGTATCACGGTGCTGGCTGCGCAGCCAGGCGCCAAGTGGCTGGTGCTGGGTGATATGGCGGAGTTGGGACCTGATGCAGCGCAAGCGCACCACGCGGTCGGCCGCGCGGCACATGCAGCGGGCATCAATCGCCTCTATTGTGTGGGTGAACTGAGCCGCGAAGCCAGCAAGAGTTTTGGCCATGGCGCGCACCACTTTGCCACCCAGGCCGAACTGGTCGACGCGATTCGCCTGGCGATTGCAGGCAACCATGCGGATGACATCACGCTGCTGGTAAAGGGCTCACACAGCGCGGAGATGGAGCGCGTGGTCGCGGCACTCACGGCAACGGAGCACTGA
- a CDS encoding UDP-N-acetylmuramoyl-L-alanyl-D-glutamate--2,6-diaminopimelate ligase: MTAASRSSSYHAPAAHRLSALLAGFTEIAPACERLIYGLSLDSRTTRAGDLFLACRGTQTDGHRHIEQAIQAGAAAVAWEWSTEHAPHELQTGCNEHKKRTPMISVEQLSQRAGVIAERFYDYPCQHLSIIGITGTNGKTSVSHILAQALSEDNKTACGVIGTLGYGLYGQLQSAHNTTPDALKLHALLAQFRAAQAHHVVMEVSSHGLTQGRANGVSFDTAVFTNLTRDHLDYHASMEEYGQAKRRLFLMPGLRRAVINTDDAYGREIINTLPDHIKTLHYGLGAAAASGVRGSQLKLGPDGLRMKVHTPAGDGMLHSPLLGRFNASNLLAALSVLLLQGKSLKHALDRLEGVQPIAGRMERFGGGRRRPLVVVDYAHTPDALAQALQTLREHTPPGGKLWCVFGAGGDRDRGKRPLMGQAAEAHANFIVLTDDNPRHEDPVSIITDILGGMANPDAVYIHRGRAEAIAFVLHHALPTDTVLIAGKGHEDYQQIGNEKLPLSDREQVQRLLHEMEE; the protein is encoded by the coding sequence ATGACAGCTGCCTCACGTTCCAGCAGTTACCATGCACCCGCGGCACACCGACTGTCAGCCCTGCTGGCGGGCTTCACTGAAATCGCGCCCGCCTGTGAGCGCTTGATCTACGGTCTCTCGCTGGACAGCCGCACCACCCGCGCCGGTGACCTGTTTCTCGCCTGTCGCGGCACGCAGACCGATGGCCACCGCCACATCGAACAAGCCATACAGGCAGGCGCCGCTGCCGTGGCCTGGGAATGGTCCACAGAGCACGCGCCACATGAACTGCAAACTGGCTGCAATGAACACAAAAAACGTACGCCCATGATCAGCGTTGAGCAGTTGAGCCAGCGTGCAGGGGTGATTGCCGAACGCTTTTATGATTACCCGTGCCAACACCTCAGCATCATCGGCATCACCGGCACCAACGGCAAGACTTCAGTCAGCCATATACTTGCGCAGGCGCTGTCAGAGGACAACAAAACCGCCTGCGGGGTCATCGGCACGCTGGGCTACGGGCTCTACGGTCAATTGCAGAGCGCGCACAACACCACGCCCGATGCCCTCAAGCTGCACGCACTGCTGGCACAGTTCCGGGCCGCGCAGGCCCATCATGTGGTGATGGAGGTTTCATCCCACGGGCTTACCCAGGGCCGCGCCAACGGTGTCAGTTTCGATACCGCAGTATTCACCAACCTCACTCGCGATCATCTCGATTATCACGCCAGCATGGAAGAATACGGTCAGGCCAAACGCCGCCTGTTCCTGATGCCCGGACTGCGGCGCGCAGTGATCAACACCGATGACGCCTATGGGCGCGAGATCATCAACACGCTGCCCGATCACATCAAAACCCTCCACTACGGGCTGGGCGCGGCAGCTGCCAGCGGCGTGCGCGGCAGTCAGCTCAAGCTCGGCCCTGACGGGCTGCGTATGAAGGTGCATACGCCCGCAGGTGATGGCATGTTGCACAGCCCGCTGCTCGGCCGCTTCAACGCCTCCAACCTGCTCGCGGCACTCAGCGTACTGCTGCTGCAAGGCAAGTCGTTGAAGCATGCGCTGGATCGACTGGAGGGCGTACAGCCCATAGCCGGCCGCATGGAGCGCTTCGGCGGCGGACGGCGGCGTCCGCTGGTGGTGGTGGACTACGCCCACACCCCGGATGCCCTGGCCCAGGCCCTGCAGACACTGCGTGAACATACTCCGCCCGGCGGCAAGCTGTGGTGCGTCTTTGGTGCCGGCGGCGACCGTGACCGTGGCAAGCGTCCGCTCATGGGCCAGGCAGCGGAGGCGCATGCCAACTTCATCGTACTCACGGATGACAATCCGCGCCACGAAGACCCGGTGAGCATCATCACCGACATCCTGGGCGGCATGGCCAACCCGGACGCTGTTTATATCCATCGCGGGCGCGCCGAGGCCATTGCCTTCGTGCTGCACCACGCCTTGCCCACGGACACCGTGCTGATAGCCGGCAAGGGCCACGAGGACTACCAGCAGATCGGCAATGAAAAACTGCCGCTCAGCGACCGTGAGCAGGTGCAGCGCCTGCTGCATGAGATGGAGGAATGA
- a CDS encoding penicillin-binding transpeptidase domain-containing protein has product MTTSAPFTLHPARRIVVFTLLALAGLTLVWRAVDLHVVHKEFLRDQGEARYLRVVALPAHRGIITDRNGEPLAVSTPVESVWANPRELATAQADWPALAALLDLDSDGLAAYLAARLEREFVYIKRRIDPDLAARVMALNVPGVALMREYRRYYPDGEIMAHVVGITNVDDIGQEAIELAYDDWLRGVPGAKRVIKDRLGRIVEDVESLSIPRPGRELRLSLDRRIQYLAYRELKAALLQHKARSGSLVVMEAGTGEVLAMVNFPAYNPNRSNGARSDKRNRAVTDLFEPGSTIKPFTAAAALESGLYQPGTLIDTAPGLLRVGNKSVRDIHDYGRIDVATVIQKSSNVGASKMALAISREQLWRMFSGVGFGAATGSSFPGEADGVLPPYTRWREVERATLAFGYGVSTTALQLASAYATIANGGQLHPASFLPVKKPSNANTVMQSDTAAALRSMLESVTHEGGTGTQARVTGYRVGGKTGTVHKVGAHGYDKSRYVALFAGFAPAHHPRLVTVVVINEPGGEQYYGGHVAAPVFSRVMAGALRLLNIAPDAPVVQTQQLAHNLPRTDLHQTSINTLSPDTYTGDAE; this is encoded by the coding sequence GTGACCACCAGCGCGCCCTTTACCCTCCATCCCGCACGCCGCATCGTGGTGTTTACGCTGCTCGCACTGGCCGGCCTGACGCTGGTCTGGCGTGCGGTTGATCTGCATGTGGTGCACAAGGAATTTCTGCGTGACCAGGGCGAGGCACGCTACCTGCGCGTGGTCGCGCTGCCCGCACATCGCGGCATCATCACCGACCGCAATGGCGAACCTCTGGCAGTGAGCACGCCGGTGGAGTCAGTGTGGGCCAACCCGCGCGAACTCGCCACCGCCCAAGCCGACTGGCCAGCCCTCGCCGCCCTGCTCGATCTCGACAGTGATGGCCTCGCAGCCTATCTGGCCGCGCGGCTGGAACGCGAGTTTGTCTATATCAAGCGCCGCATCGACCCCGACCTCGCGGCCCGCGTGATGGCCCTCAATGTGCCTGGGGTGGCGCTCATGCGTGAGTATCGGCGCTACTATCCGGACGGCGAGATCATGGCGCATGTGGTCGGCATCACCAACGTGGACGATATCGGGCAGGAGGCCATCGAACTCGCCTACGACGACTGGCTGCGCGGCGTACCCGGGGCAAAACGCGTGATCAAGGACAGGCTCGGCCGTATCGTGGAAGATGTAGAGAGTCTGAGCATCCCGCGCCCCGGCAGGGAGTTACGTCTCAGCCTCGATCGCCGTATCCAGTACCTGGCCTACCGCGAACTCAAGGCGGCGCTGCTGCAACACAAGGCCCGCTCAGGCTCACTGGTGGTCATGGAGGCCGGTACAGGTGAAGTGCTGGCCATGGTCAATTTCCCTGCCTACAACCCGAACCGCTCCAATGGCGCGCGCAGTGACAAGCGCAACCGCGCAGTCACCGACCTGTTTGAACCCGGCTCCACGATCAAGCCCTTCACCGCCGCCGCCGCCCTGGAGTCCGGACTGTACCAACCCGGCACACTGATCGATACCGCGCCCGGCCTGCTGCGCGTGGGCAACAAGAGCGTGCGGGATATCCATGACTACGGGCGCATTGATGTTGCCACCGTAATCCAGAAATCAAGCAACGTCGGCGCCTCCAAGATGGCGCTCGCCATCTCTCGCGAACAGTTGTGGCGCATGTTTTCAGGCGTGGGTTTTGGTGCCGCCACTGGCAGCAGTTTTCCGGGTGAAGCGGACGGCGTGCTGCCGCCTTACACACGCTGGCGCGAGGTGGAGCGTGCCACACTTGCCTTTGGATATGGCGTTTCGACAACCGCGCTGCAACTCGCCAGCGCCTATGCAACGATTGCCAACGGCGGGCAACTGCATCCGGCATCGTTTCTGCCCGTAAAGAAGCCGTCGAATGCCAATACCGTCATGCAATCGGATACGGCGGCGGCACTGCGCTCCATGCTGGAGAGCGTCACCCATGAAGGCGGCACCGGCACCCAGGCCCGTGTCACAGGTTATCGTGTGGGAGGAAAAACCGGCACGGTACACAAGGTCGGCGCGCACGGTTATGACAAGAGTCGCTATGTTGCATTGTTTGCCGGTTTCGCTCCCGCACATCACCCACGCCTGGTCACCGTCGTGGTCATCAATGAGCCTGGGGGCGAACAGTATTATGGCGGCCATGTCGCAGCCCCGGTGTTTTCGCGTGTCATGGCAGGCGCCCTGCGTCTGCTCAATATCGCACCGGATGCCCCTGTCGTTCAGACACAGCAGCTCGCACACAACCTGCCCCGCACTGATTTGCACCAGACAAGCATCAACACCCTGTCCCCAGACACTTATACAGGAGATGCCGAATGA
- the ftsL gene encoding cell division protein FtsL has protein sequence MRLHGDMLFAALLALAALASALAVVYARHEGRKLFIELQALQQVRDDMDVEWGQLQLEQSTWATHSRIDPIAREQLEMSVPGPDATRIIKQP, from the coding sequence ATGAGACTGCATGGCGACATGCTATTCGCCGCCCTGCTGGCGCTGGCAGCGCTGGCCAGCGCGCTCGCCGTGGTCTACGCCCGCCACGAAGGCCGCAAGCTGTTCATCGAGTTGCAGGCCCTGCAACAGGTGCGCGATGACATGGATGTGGAATGGGGACAACTGCAGCTCGAGCAAAGCACCTGGGCCACGCACAGCCGCATTGACCCGATTGCACGCGAGCAACTGGAAATGTCGGTGCCCGGGCCTGACGCCACCCGGATCATCAAGCAACCGTGA
- the rsmH gene encoding 16S rRNA (cytosine(1402)-N(4))-methyltransferase RsmH, whose protein sequence is MSNQHRAVLLEEALTGLAIKPEGRYVDGTFGRGGHAAAVLEKLGKEGRLLALDKDPQAVQAGLEGLAADKRFMIERGSFSVLKQHIESRGWLGKVDGVLLDLGMSSPQLDDPARGFSFSSDGPLDMRMDPDSGISAADWLARASEDEIVRVLFEYGEERYARRIARAIVTQRVHTPITTTRQLAETVAAANPRWERDKNPATRSFQAIRIFINHELDDLAACLNQCADVVAPGGRLAVISFHSLEDRLVKRFIRREARGVELPPELPVIHADLHPRWRAVGKAIRPGAAEIAANPRARSAVLRVAERQP, encoded by the coding sequence ATGAGTAATCAGCACCGTGCGGTGTTGCTGGAAGAGGCGCTCACGGGCCTCGCGATCAAACCGGAAGGCCGGTATGTGGACGGTACCTTCGGTCGTGGCGGCCATGCGGCAGCGGTGCTGGAAAAGTTGGGCAAGGAGGGGCGCCTGCTGGCGCTCGACAAGGACCCGCAGGCGGTGCAGGCGGGGTTGGAGGGGCTGGCGGCGGATAAGCGCTTCATGATTGAACGGGGGTCGTTTTCGGTGCTCAAGCAGCATATTGAAAGCCGGGGGTGGCTGGGCAAGGTCGATGGTGTACTGCTCGACCTCGGGATGTCTTCGCCCCAACTTGACGACCCTGCGCGCGGCTTCAGTTTTTCCTCCGACGGCCCGCTCGATATGCGCATGGATCCGGACAGCGGCATCAGCGCCGCCGACTGGCTGGCGCGGGCCAGTGAAGACGAGATCGTCCGCGTCCTGTTTGAGTACGGCGAAGAACGCTATGCGCGCCGCATTGCCCGCGCCATCGTGACCCAACGCGTCCATACCCCCATCACCACCACGCGCCAGCTGGCCGAGACCGTGGCCGCCGCCAACCCGCGCTGGGAGCGCGACAAAAATCCCGCCACGCGCAGCTTTCAGGCCATCCGTATTTTCATCAATCATGAACTCGACGATCTGGCTGCTTGTCTAAACCAGTGTGCCGATGTGGTAGCGCCCGGTGGGCGGCTTGCCGTCATCAGCTTTCACTCCCTGGAAGACCGCTTGGTAAAACGCTTCATCCGGCGCGAGGCGCGTGGCGTCGAACTACCGCCCGAACTTCCCGTCATCCATGCCGATCTGCATCCGCGCTGGCGTGCCGTCGGTAAGGCCATCCGCCCGGGCGCAGCCGAGATCGCCGCCAACCCGCGCGCGCGCAGTGCCGTGCTGCGGGTTGCGGAGCGGCAACCATGA
- the mraZ gene encoding division/cell wall cluster transcriptional repressor MraZ, with translation MFRGVNALSLDAKGRMAMPARYRERLTAQCNGNLVATIDPEDRCLWLYPLSVWEEIERVIDRLPSLDKGSRRIQRLLIGHATECDLDGQGRLLLPAPLREFAQIDKQVVLIGQGKKFEIWAEAAWSEQRAAWLEEDIGDYKELSDDMKKLSL, from the coding sequence GTGTTTCGAGGGGTAAACGCACTCAGTCTGGATGCCAAGGGGCGCATGGCGATGCCCGCGCGCTACCGTGAGCGCCTGACGGCCCAGTGCAACGGCAATCTGGTGGCCACCATTGACCCGGAAGACCGCTGCCTGTGGCTGTATCCGCTGTCGGTGTGGGAAGAGATTGAGCGCGTTATCGACCGCCTGCCCAGCCTCGACAAGGGCTCACGCCGCATCCAGCGCCTGCTCATCGGCCACGCCACCGAGTGTGATCTCGACGGCCAGGGGCGCCTGCTGCTGCCCGCCCCGCTGCGCGAGTTCGCCCAGATCGACAAGCAGGTGGTGCTGATCGGTCAGGGCAAAAAGTTTGAAATCTGGGCCGAGGCGGCGTGGAGCGAGCAGCGTGCCGCGTGGCTGGAAGAGGATATCGGAGACTACAAGGAGTTGTCCGACGACATGAAAAAGCTGTCGCTCTAA
- a CDS encoding cyclic nucleotide-binding domain-containing protein, whose protein sequence is MTEHYRKLITRSALFEKVSLDGMARLLEACPLKDLMRSEALLRPGQRNDKLYLILSGALNIHLSDTHAAPFLTLGAGECVGEISILTETTTTASVIAEEDSVLLVIKQSTLWSMTRISHGLARNLLKILAQRLRYNNRVIAEAAG, encoded by the coding sequence ATGACCGAGCACTACCGGAAACTGATCACCCGGTCGGCCTTGTTTGAAAAGGTCAGCCTGGATGGGATGGCGCGTCTGCTGGAAGCGTGTCCGCTCAAGGATTTGATGCGGAGTGAGGCGCTGCTCAGGCCGGGTCAGCGCAATGACAAGCTTTATCTGATACTCTCCGGTGCGCTCAACATACACCTGAGCGACACACACGCGGCACCCTTTCTTACGCTGGGTGCAGGCGAGTGCGTGGGCGAGATTTCCATCCTGACCGAAACCACGACCACTGCTTCCGTTATTGCCGAAGAGGACAGTGTGCTGCTGGTCATCAAACAGTCGACCTTGTGGTCCATGACTCGCATCTCGCATGGCCTGGCGCGCAACCTGCTCAAGATCCTGGCGCAGCGTTTGAGGTATAACAACAGGGTCATTGCAGAGGCGGCAGGCTGA
- a CDS encoding zinc-ribbon and DUF3426 domain-containing protein, whose translation MYTQCPLCNTQYLIIAAELKAALGKVRCAHCDSAFNALSRLSDTPLETAAAPSASLLAADSMAGDETGASPAAVISASMAPTGPMISDLIDTPPRIMMEEFACPRRRPYRALGTALWSMGIVFLLALLLAQYAYATRDNLARSPALRPLVEQLCTLVEMFAHCAMPLRRNLTQIELQGQYVRPHPHFQNTLLVSVTLLNKAPFAQPYPALELTLADFNGALVGHRRFQPADYLLPDVDIGRGMAPQTVTTVRLDMVTPSASANPDLISWSFALF comes from the coding sequence ATGTACACGCAATGTCCGCTGTGCAACACGCAATACCTCATCATCGCTGCTGAACTGAAGGCGGCGCTGGGCAAGGTGCGTTGCGCGCACTGCGATAGCGCGTTCAATGCATTAAGCCGCCTCAGTGACACACCGCTGGAAACCGCTGCAGCGCCATCGGCCTCCCTGCTTGCAGCCGACAGCATGGCGGGTGATGAGACGGGCGCGTCACCCGCAGCCGTCATTAGCGCATCCATGGCTCCCACAGGACCCATGATTTCTGACTTGATCGACACACCACCCCGCATCATGATGGAGGAATTCGCCTGTCCGCGCAGAAGGCCCTACCGGGCGTTGGGCACGGCGCTGTGGAGCATGGGTATTGTCTTTTTGCTGGCCTTGCTGCTGGCACAATATGCCTACGCCACGCGCGACAACCTCGCGCGCTCGCCGGCGCTGCGTCCGCTGGTGGAACAGTTATGCACGCTAGTGGAGATGTTTGCGCACTGCGCGATGCCCCTGCGGCGTAACCTGACGCAAATTGAGCTGCAAGGGCAGTATGTGCGCCCGCACCCGCACTTTCAGAATACCCTGCTGGTCAGTGTGACGCTGCTGAACAAGGCACCGTTCGCGCAGCCTTATCCCGCGCTCGAACTTACGCTGGCGGATTTCAATGGCGCATTAGTGGGGCACCGCCGCTTCCAGCCCGCCGACTATCTGTTGCCGGACGTTGATATCGGGCGCGGCATGGCACCCCAGACTGTCACGACTGTAAGGCTGGATATGGTCACACCGTCAGCGTCGGCCAATCCTGATCTGATCTCATGGAGCTTCGCACTGTTTTAG
- the prmA gene encoding 50S ribosomal protein L11 methyltransferase — MAWLQLKFNAPSALAEALADRLTDAGALAVTLRDSQDEPLYEPAPGDTPLWTHTSVEGLFAADADIPAIVEQLHAQSGDESVRDYTLEPLAEQAWERVCLDQFKPLCFDDTLCICPSWLTPPDATRVTLLLDPGLAFGTGTHPTTALCLEWLAQHPPADLTVIDYGCGSGILALAAAKLGARTVYATDYDPQALTATRANAEKNAVQLHTLAPEQLPALEADVLLANIVAQPLMTLAPLFAQHLRTGGQLVLSGILEQQADDVIAAYLPWFSMVQKVLREDWMLLEAVRTSAKV; from the coding sequence ATGGCTTGGCTGCAACTCAAATTTAACGCACCCTCCGCGCTGGCCGAAGCGCTCGCCGACCGCCTTACAGACGCGGGCGCGCTCGCAGTGACCCTGCGCGACAGCCAGGACGAGCCATTATATGAACCTGCTCCCGGTGACACGCCGCTGTGGACGCACACCAGCGTTGAAGGCCTGTTTGCCGCCGACGCCGACATCCCCGCCATTGTCGAGCAATTGCATGCCCAAAGCGGTGACGAATCGGTGCGTGATTACACGCTGGAACCACTGGCGGAACAGGCGTGGGAGCGGGTGTGTCTCGACCAGTTCAAGCCACTGTGCTTCGATGACACGCTGTGCATTTGCCCCAGTTGGCTGACACCGCCGGATGCCACACGCGTCACACTGCTGCTCGACCCCGGCCTCGCCTTCGGCACCGGCACCCATCCCACTACCGCGCTGTGTCTGGAGTGGCTGGCGCAGCACCCTCCCGCCGACCTGACGGTAATCGATTATGGCTGCGGCTCTGGCATCCTCGCACTGGCGGCGGCGAAGCTCGGCGCGCGCACGGTGTATGCCACCGACTACGACCCGCAGGCGCTCACCGCCACTCGCGCCAACGCGGAAAAAAATGCAGTGCAGCTGCACACGCTGGCGCCGGAGCAGCTCCCGGCGCTGGAGGCCGACGTGCTGCTGGCCAATATTGTTGCGCAACCGCTGATGACACTTGCGCCTCTGTTTGCGCAACACCTGCGCACCGGGGGCCAGCTGGTGTTGTCGGGCATACTTGAGCAACAGGCAGACGACGTGATAGCCGCCTATCTCCCCTGGTTTTCAATGGTGCAGAAAGTTCTGCGTGAAGACTGGATGCTCTTGGAAGCGGTGCGCACATCCGCTAAGGTATAG
- a CDS encoding lysozyme inhibitor LprI family protein produces the protein MDIYEKLGFVLLGAIISGALYLIKRMVEKKPQSDKLDRQRKVLEINKQLSEQCLSIEDLCELENALTGKSELIGKASRLIENETQSLVEKTDGEFLSQAALNIRADANLKISKARLEQTLNELSFKIDEIEREALYESQKAWEEYSEKQAESASIGYRGGSIYPLIYLSELESLTVERAARLQVELDELKRLGN, from the coding sequence ATGGATATCTACGAAAAATTAGGATTTGTCTTATTGGGAGCCATTATTTCGGGCGCACTGTATCTAATTAAGAGGATGGTTGAGAAGAAGCCGCAATCAGACAAACTTGATAGGCAAAGGAAAGTCCTTGAAATAAATAAGCAGTTATCTGAGCAATGCCTATCGATTGAGGATCTTTGTGAATTAGAAAATGCTCTGACCGGAAAGTCGGAGTTAATAGGCAAGGCATCTAGGTTAATAGAAAATGAAACCCAGTCGCTGGTCGAAAAAACTGATGGGGAATTTCTTTCGCAGGCCGCACTTAACATAAGGGCGGATGCTAATCTGAAGATTTCTAAAGCCAGATTAGAGCAAACCTTAAACGAGCTTTCTTTTAAAATTGATGAGATAGAAAGAGAGGCTTTATATGAATCACAGAAGGCGTGGGAAGAATACAGCGAAAAACAGGCAGAGTCTGCATCAATAGGTTATCGAGGAGGTAGTATATATCCTCTAATTTATCTATCTGAGCTTGAATCCCTAACTGTTGAAAGGGCGGCTAGATTGCAGGTAGAGTTAGATGAATTAAAGAGGTTAGGAAATTAA
- the accC gene encoding acetyl-CoA carboxylase biotin carboxylase subunit yields MLEKVVIANRGEIALRILRACRELGIKTVAVHSTVDRNLKHVLLADESVCIGPAPSAQSYLNVPAVISAAEVTDAVAIHPGYGFLSENADFAERVEQSGFIFVGPRAETIRLMGDKIAAINTMKKAGVPCVPGSDGPLGDNAKENLALAHKIGYPVIIKASGGGGGRGMRVVHTDATLLSAITLTKSEALAAFSNDTVYMEKFLERPRHIEFQVLADTHGNAIHLGERDCSMQRRHQKVLEEAPAPGIPEKLRNSMGERCAEACRDIRYRGAGTFEFLYENGRFYFIEMNTRIQVEHPVTEMITGIDLVREQLLIASGERLSVRQKDVIWRGHAIECRINAEDPKKFTPSPGTITQFHAPGGPGVRMDSHIYNGYTVPPNYDSLIGKLIVHGDTRASALARMHTALAEIVVDGIKTNIPLQRDIIADAAFQQGGTSIHYLEKKLGL; encoded by the coding sequence ATGCTTGAAAAAGTCGTCATCGCCAACCGCGGTGAAATCGCGTTGCGTATCCTGCGCGCCTGCCGCGAGCTCGGCATCAAGACCGTGGCGGTGCACTCCACCGTTGACCGCAACCTCAAGCACGTATTGCTGGCGGACGAATCGGTCTGCATCGGCCCTGCACCATCGGCCCAGAGCTATCTCAATGTTCCGGCGGTCATCAGCGCCGCCGAGGTCACCGACGCGGTCGCCATCCATCCCGGCTACGGCTTTCTGTCGGAAAATGCCGACTTCGCCGAGCGCGTGGAGCAGAGCGGCTTCATCTTCGTCGGGCCGCGCGCCGAGACCATCCGCCTGATGGGCGACAAGATCGCCGCCATCAACACCATGAAGAAGGCAGGGGTACCCTGCGTGCCGGGCTCTGACGGCCCGCTCGGCGACAACGCCAAGGAAAATCTCGCCCTGGCGCACAAGATCGGTTATCCGGTCATCATCAAGGCCTCAGGCGGCGGCGGCGGGCGCGGCATGCGCGTGGTGCATACCGACGCCACCCTGCTCAGCGCCATCACCCTCACCAAGTCCGAGGCGCTGGCCGCGTTCAGCAACGATACCGTGTACATGGAAAAATTCCTTGAGCGCCCGCGCCACATCGAGTTTCAGGTGCTGGCCGACACCCACGGCAATGCCATCCACCTCGGCGAGCGCGACTGCTCCATGCAGCGCCGGCACCAGAAAGTGCTGGAAGAAGCGCCCGCGCCGGGCATACCGGAGAAACTGCGCAACAGCATGGGCGAGCGCTGCGCCGAGGCCTGCCGCGACATCAGATACCGTGGCGCCGGCACGTTTGAATTTTTATACGAAAACGGCCGTTTTTATTTCATCGAGATGAACACCCGCATCCAGGTCGAGCACCCTGTCACCGAAATGATCACCGGCATCGATCTTGTCCGGGAGCAGTTGCTCATCGCCTCGGGCGAGCGCCTGTCTGTACGCCAGAAGGACGTTATCTGGCGCGGCCACGCCATCGAATGCCGCATCAACGCCGAAGACCCGAAAAAATTCACGCCCTCGCCCGGCACCATCACCCAGTTCCACGCCCCCGGCGGGCCGGGCGTGCGCATGGACTCGCACATCTACAACGGTTACACCGTGCCGCCGAACTACGACTCATTGATCGGCAAGCTCATCGTGCACGGCGACACGCGCGCCTCGGCACTGGCGCGCATGCACACCGCGCTGGCCGAAATTGTGGTGGACGGCATCAAGACCAACATCCCGCTACAGCGTGACATCATTGCTGACGCAGCCTTTCAGCAGGGTGGCACCTCGATACACTATCTGGAAAAGAAACTGGGGTTGTAG